The genomic region AGCACGTCGCTCGCAATTTGGTGCACTATATTGCGCAGCTCGGCTGGTTCTTCGCACTGACGCTGATCCCGATTGGCCAGGTCGTTGCCATCGAGTTCACCATGCCGATCTGGACGGCCCTTCTCGCAGCAAGCTTCCTGTCCGAGCGGATGACACCATGGAAGACCGCCGCCATCGTGCTCGGCCTCGTCGGCGTCATTGTCATTGTCCGACCGGCGACGGGGGAGATCAATCCGGGCCAGCTCATCGCGCTTGGCGCGGCCATGGGATTCGGCGTCTCGATGGCGCAGGTCAAATCGCTGACCCGCACCGAGAGCGCGCTCTCGATCCTGTTCTGGATGCTGGTGGTGCAGTCGGTCGCAGGCTTCGTTCCGACGCTGTTCGTCTGGACCTGGCCATCGGCCTATGCCTGGGCCTGGGTCGGCGTGATCGCGGTCTGCGGCACGTTCTCACACTATTGCCTCGCCAGCGCGATGCGCTACGCCGACGCGACGATCGTGGTTCCCATGGACTTCCTGCGGGTTCCATTGACTGCAACCGCCGGCTGGCTGCTGTATTCCGAACGGCTCGATGCCTGGACCGTGCTCGGCGCCGCGCTGATCCTGGTCGGCAATCTCCTTAATTTGAGACCCGCTTCGCCGCTTCCCGCCCGCGCAGGGTGAACCTCGCGCCGCCTCGCGCGACAAAACCGAGTGGCCGTGTGATTTGGATCACGCTGGAGCGACACTCCATCGTGCACATTCGGCCACACAGCAGCGGGTTGCCGCAACGGACTGCCGTTTTGGTGGCGCGAAGTCGGGCACTTCGTGTAGGTTCGTTGCCAATTTGTTGCTGCCTGCAATTCGATTCTGGGGATTTCAGAATGCGCTATCTCACCCTCCTCGCTTCGCTGATGTGCATGGCGCTGTCGGTCAGTGCCGCCAAGGCCGACCGCCGCGTCGCCTTCGTGGTCGGCAACGGCTCCTACAAGAACGTCGCGCAATTGCCGAACCCGCCGATCGACGCCAAGGCGATGGCCTCGACGCTGCGTAATGTCGGTTTCGAGGTGATCGAAGGCTCCAATCTCAGCCGCGACCAGATGACGGAGAAGCTGCTCGATTTCGGCCGCAAGGCGCAGGGCTCCGACATCGCGCTGTTCTACTATGCCGGCCACGGCATCGCCGTGAGCGGCACCAACTACCTGCTGCCCGTCGACGCCGACATCAAGTCCGAGATGGACGTCAAGCTCGGCGCCGCCATCAACATCGACCTGACGCTCGAGCAGACCATGGGCGATGCCAAGGTCAAGCTCGTCTTCCTCGATGCCTGCCGCGACAATCCGTTCGCCGCCAAGATCAAGTCGAATTCGGCGACCCGCAGCGTCAACGTCCAGAGCGGCCTTGCCGAGATGAAGTCCGGCGAAGGCACGCTGATCGCGTTCGCCACCGGCCCGGGCCAGACCGCCCTCGACGGCCAGGAAGGCAATAACAGCCCGTTCACGCGCGCGCTGATCGACAACATCACCAAGCCCGGCGTCGAGATCCAGCAGGCGATGACGGCCGTGCGCGCTCAGGTCAATGAGGAGACGCGCAAGGGCCAACTGCCCTGGGGCCACACCAACCTGACCGGCTCCGTCTATCTCAATCAGGCCCCGACCACCCAGGTCGCCGCCGCGGCCCCGACCGCGTCCGGCATCGTGCCGGCGGCGACCGGGGGCTCGGACGGCGTCGAGCTGGAATATTGGCGCTCGGTCAAGGAGTCCAACAAGCCCGAGGAGCTCAACGCCTACCTCACCGCCTATCCGAACGGTCAGTTCAAGGCGCTGGCGCTGGCACGGCTTGCGGCGATCAAGAGCGGCCCCTCGACCGCGACCCGCACGCTCAACGCCGGCGTCGATCCCGCGACCTTCACCGACGAGGCCAACCAGCTCACCGAGGACCAGATCGGCCTCGACAAGAACAAGCGCCGCGACGTGCAGCGTCGGCTCACGGCACTCGGCTTCGACACCAACCAGACCGGCACATTCAACGACGAGACCCGGTCGGTGCTCAAGCGTTGGCAGACGGCGCGCGGCTATCCCTCATCGGGTTACCTCAACAAGCTTCAGCATAAAGCTCTGCTCTCGGAGGTCGTGGCCGCCCCGGCGACAGCGAGCGACACCAGCCAGAAGCCGGCTCGGCGCGCCGCCACCGCCCCGGCTCAGAGCAGCGCGCCGGCACCGGCTCCCCAGCCACGCAGCAATCCCGGCGATGCTGCCGGTGCGGCCTTCGTCGGCGGCGTCGTCGGCGGCATGATGGGCGGCATGTTCCGCCGCTGAGACGGGACGCGGATCTCAGAAGACAAAAGCCCGGCTCGCGCCGGGCTTTTTCGTTTGTGATCCTCATGGTGAGGAGGCGCGAAGCGCCGTCTCGAACCATGAAGGCCCGCCTCGACCAGCGGGGCCTTCATTCTTCGAGACACTTGCTTCGCAAGCTCCTCACAGGATGAGGAGCTACAGCCCATCCGCGAAGCCTACTTCCCGGCCGCCTTGCGCAGCGCCTCGTTGATGCGGTCCTGCCAGCCGGGACCGCCCTCCTGGAAAAATTCCAGCACATCCTGGTCGATGCGCAGCGTGACCTGCTCCTTGATGCCGGGAACGGCGTTTTGCTTGGGCGGCGCCGCGGCGACCTTCGCCGTCACCTTCTTGAACGCCGCCTCGGCTTCCGTCCTGGCATCGCCAAGCGTGCGCGGCCGCCTCGGTTGATCCGCCATGTCCTAGATTCCCTCAAACAGAGCTGTTGAAAGATACCGCTCGGAGAAGGAGGGCACGATCGCCAGGATGGTCTTTCCTGCAGCTTCCGGCCGCTTGCCGATCTCGAGCGCGGCAGCGATCGCGGCGCCCGAGGAGATGCCGCCCGGAATGCCCTCATGCCGCGCCAGCGCGCGCGAGGTCTCGATGGCCGTGGTCGAGTTGATCTTCACGATCTCGTCGATCACGGAGCGGTCGAGGATGTCGGGGACGAAGCCGGCGCCGATGCCCTGGATCTTGTGCGGGGTATGCTGTCCCCCTGAAAGCACCGGGCTCTCCTCCGGCTCGACCGCGACAATACGCAAGCCGGGCTTGCGCGGCTTGAGCACCTGGCCGACGCCGGTGATCGTGCCGCCGGTGCCGACGCCGGCCACGAAGAAGTCGATGTTACCGCCGGTGTCGTTCCAGATCTCCTCCGCGGTGGTACGGCGGTGCACCTCGGGATTGGCGAGATTCTTGAACTGCTGCGGCATCACCGAATTCGGCGTCGTCTTCAAGAGCTCCTCGGCCGCCGCGATCGCGCCCTTCATGCCTTGCGCCGCAGGCGTCAGCACCAGCTCGGCGCCGAGAAAGGCCAGCATCTTGCGTCGCTCGATCGACATCGATTCCGGCATCACCAGCTTGAGCCGGTAGCCGCGCGAGGCCGCCACGAAGGCGAGCGCGATGCCGGTATTGCCGGAGGTCGGCTCGATCAGCACGGTGTCGGGCTTGACGATGCCCGCCTTCTCCATCGCGATGATCATGGCCGCACCGATGCGGTCCTTCACACTTGCCGCCGGATTGAAATATTCAAGCTTTGCCAAAATGGTCGCGTTCACGCCGTGCATGCCCGGGAGCCGGCGCAAGCGCACGATCGGCGTATTGCCGAACGCATCGACGATCGAGTCATAGATCCGGCCGCGACCGGGTTGGTGCACTGCACCCGTATTGGACGATGCGTCCATGATGAACTCCCTGTGGCAACAATTTGCGCTTCTTACGCAGCTCATGCGCAGTTACGGATAGCCTGCGAGAACACGCAAGCGACGATGCGGCACATGTTAAATACGCTGCATCGCAAAATCGAGCGAGCTTTAATTAGCAGAAAACCGACGCATTTGTGTTGCGACCTCGTCAACTGATTCTGCTTATGTTAGACTTAGGTCTCAAAGCAGGGAGGTCACCACGATGTCAGCAGTTGCTGAAGTGATGTCGACCGTCGCGAACCGCTATCCGCGTTGCAGCGAGTTGCCGACCTGTCCGGTCTGCGCCGACTCCATGGTCGCCGCCGAAGCTTCCGCTTACGTCTCGGACCATATGATCAGCTATCTCTGGACCTGCGACAATTGCGGCTATGGCTTTGTAACCAAGCACGCCGTCAAGCAGCGGATCGTCTGCAACTGACGTCGATCAGCGCGGGGCGATATCGCCCCTCGCCCAGTCCTCACGCGTCCGCTGGTAGAACTCGTCGAACGTTCCGCGCGCGATCGCGTCCCTGATGCCCTGCATCAGGGACTGGTAGTAAGCGACATTGATCTCGGACAGCAGCATCGCCCCCAGCGTCTCGCCCGCCTTGACGAGATGATGGAGATAGGCGCGCGCGCAGTTGCGCGTCGACGGCCAAGAGCTCTCTTCATCGAGCGGGCGCGGATCGTCCGCATGGCGCGCGTTGCGCAAATTCACCTGGCCGTAGCGCGTAAAGGCGACGCCATGCCGGCCATTGCGCGTCGGCATCACGCAGTCGAACATGTCGATGCCGCGCTTCACCGCCTCGAGGATGTCGTCGGGCGTGCCGACGCCCATCAGATAGCGCGGCCGCTCCTTCGGCAGTAGCGGCGCGGTCTCGTCGATCATCGCCAGCATCACCGCCTGCGGCTCGCCGACGGCAAGGCCGCCGATTGCGTAGCCATGGAAGCCGATCGCGACCAGGCCTTGCGCGCTCGCATGACGAAGCTCGGGCACGTCGCCGCCCTGCACGATGCCAAACAGCATGTAGCCGTCCGGGGCGCTCGCGAAGGCGCGCTTTGAGCGCTCGGCCCAGCGCAGCGACAATTGCATCGCGCGCTCGATGTCGGCGCGCTCGGCGGGCAGCCGCACGCATTCGTCCATCTGCATGGCGACGTCTGAGCCGAGCAAACGCTGCACCTCGATCGAGCGCTCCGGCGACAGCTCGACCTTGGCCCCGTCGATATGCGAGCGGAAGGTGACGGCGTGCTCGCTGACCTTGCGCAAATCCGCCAGCGACATCACCTGGAAGCCGCCGGAATCGGTCAGCATCGGTCCGTTCCACCCCGTGAACCTCTGCAGGCCGCCGAGCGCCGCGATCCGTTCGGCGGTCGGACGCAGCATCAGATGGTAGGTGTTGCCGAGCACGATGTCGGCGCCGGCATCGCGCACCTCGCGCCAGTGCATGCCCTTCATGGCACCGGCGGTGCCGACCGGCATGAAGGCCGGGGTCCGCACCATGCCATGCGGGGTGGTCAGCCGCCCGGTGCGCGCGGCCCCGTCGGTGGCGAGCAACTCAAAGTGATTGGGAAGGTCATTGTCGGGATTCATGGCGGTGCTTATTGCGTGTCGGAGGAAGCCGATCAACCCGCCGGGCCGCGCTCCGGCCGGTTTATGCTTCAGACTGGGACACCAACCAAGACCGAGTTGTGTGTGCCGCACCCTTGTTAAACAAAACGATACAGTGTAGTTTTGTCTTTGGGGGCCGGACGAGATGCCGCGGCGAACTTGCCGGCGGCGGTAGATTGCGTGATCGCCAGCCACCGACAATGCCGTACCCTTCGTGTTCGACCGACGCATCCGTCTCCTCGCGTGACCGGATCGGGCAGACTGGCGCCGGCCTGATCGGATTGGTGGTTCTGATCTGCAGCCTGGCGCTCGGCGCCTGCACCTCCCTGCCCCGCACGCCCTACACGGCCGCTGAGGCCAGCGTCTCGCGCGTGCTGGATATCGACGGGCTCAGGCGCTACGCCGACGAGCCGGTCACCAAATTCAGCTTCGAGAAGGACGACCGCACCGCGACGAAAACCTATCTGGCGCTCTCCGGCGGCGGCGCCGACGGAGCCTATGGCGTCGGCGTGCTCAACGGCTGGACCGCAGCCCGAACCCGCCCCACCTTCTCGGTCGTCTCGGGCGTCAGCACCGGCGGCCTGATCGCGCCGTTCGCGTTTCTCGGACCGCAATATGACGACACGCTGAAGGAGGTCTACACCAGCGGCATTGCGGAGAGCCTGCTGAACGATCCCAGCATCATGCGCGTGCTGTTCGGATCCGGCCTGTTCGGCAACACCAGGCTGCGCGAGCTCGTCGCGCGCTATGTCGGGCCCGAGATCATGGCGCAGGTCGCGCGAGAGCACGCCAAGGGCCGCAAGCTGCTCGTGGTGACGACCGACCTCGATACGCAGCGCACCGCGATCTGGGACATGGGCAAGATCGCCGCGGTCGGAACGCCCGAGGCGCTCAAGCTGTTTCGCGACGTGATGGCGGCCTCCGCCAGCATTCCCCTGGTGTTTCCGCCCATCATGATCGATGCCGAAGGCCAGGGCCGCAAGTTCCAGGAGATGCATGTCGACGGCGGCGTGACCGCGCCGGTGCTGACCTTGCCGGAAGCTCTGCTGTTCCAGAGCGGCCGTCTGCCCGGCAATGCGAAGATGGACATCTACATCCTGGTCAACAAGAAGATCGAACGCAACTTCGAGCTGGTGTCCAACGGCACCATCGACGTCGCCTCCCGCAGCCTGTCGGCGATCACGCAATCGCAGACGCGCTCGATCATCTTCTCGACCTACGATTTCGCCAAGCGCAACCGGCTGGGCTTTCATCTCTCCTATATCGCGCGCGACTATCCTGCCCCGCCGTCGGAAGGGTTCGATACCGCCTATATGCGGGCGCTCTATCAATACGGATACGAGAAGGCCGCATCCGGCCAGGCCTGGACCTCGACGCTGCCTTAGGCCGGCACGAAGGAACGAGGCCGTATCGAGACCGTTGACGATACGGCCATTTCGGCCAGATTCGCGATGACGCCCCGGTTGCTGCGCGTTATAGAGCAAAGACGACCGTCAGAAACGCGCAGGAATCATTGGGCATGGGATTGACTGCGACCAGGGCAAGACCGGCAGCGTCACGGCGCGACGTGCCGAAATCGCGCGGCGGCCGGCCGACCAAGACCGCCGCGATCGAGCGCGACCAGCGGCTGATCGAGGTCGCCACCCGCCTGTTCCTGGATCGCGGCTTCGATGCGACCTCACTCGATGCGGTCGCGGAAGCTGCGCGGGTCAGCAAGCCCACCGTCTATTCCCGCTACGGCGACAAGCGCGGCCTGTTCGCGGCCGTGCTGAGGCGCGAGATCGCGCGCTGGCTTGCACCGCTGTCGGCGGCGGCGCAGACGCAGCTCTCCAGCGCCTCGAACATTCCGGTCGAGCAGCGGCTGGTCGAGATCGGACGCGAGATGCTGACCTTCACCTGCGGCCCCGATGCCGTCGCCTTCAGCCGCATGATGACGGCGCAGGCCATCAACTTCCCGGACGTCGCCAAGCTCGGCAAGGAGGAAGGTTGGCTGAAGGCCGTCGCCACCACGGCGCATTTCTTCGACCATCTGGTGGCGCAAGGCGCGCTCGATGTCGACGACACCACCATTGCAGCCGAGGTGTTCCTCGACGTCGTCGTCGGCCACACCCACCGCATGGCGACGTTCGGAACGGCGCTGGAGCCGAAGACCGCCGAGAAGCGCATGCGCGCGGCGATCAAGCTGTTCCTGGCCGGCGCGCTGGGGCCTGCCGACCGCGTCGAGGACGCCCCGAAACCCACGCCGCGGCGCCGCTCGCGCTGACAATTCCGTGAGCTTGCGGACTTTCACCAAGGGGCACCGCGCGGCGTCATTGACCAAAATAAAACGATACGGTATGGTTTAGTTATAAGTCGGTACGGGCCGCTTTTCACCAGCCCCAAAGAGGTCCGGACCGGTTTGATCGCTACGGCGGGTACAGCCTGCCGCGGCGCTCCGCGGCCGGCCGATGCCCAAAGGCCGGCCGCGAATTCTTTACGATCATCCGGCACACTCGCTGGCCGAGGGTTTCGAGCATGACGACTGCCAAACGATGGACCTCGCACCTGCTTGCGATCGCATTGCCCGCGCTGCTCATCGCCGCGCCGGCACAGGCCATCGTGACCGCGAGCACGCCGACCGCGCTTCACGGCGACACAGATGGTGATGCCGAGGCGGACCGCCAGGCGGTCAGCCGCGAAATAGAACGATTCCGCAGCTCGTCGATCACGATCAGCCAGGCCATGGCGATTGCCGAAGCCCGCCATGCCGGCGCCACCACTGCCGACGTGAGCTTCGACGGCGGCTCGGGCGTGCCGGTCTACCGGGTGAAGACCCTGCACAACGACCGGATCTGGCGCCACACCATCAACGCCGCGACGGGCGAGCTCGTCGGCGGCGAAGCCGCCCTGCCCCTCACCGAGCTCGACCGCGAGGACCGCAGCAACCTCGCAGCGTTGGGTGCGATCAGGCACCGCCTGTCCGATGCCGTGCGCGTCGCCGAGCGCGCCGCTGCCGGCAAGGCCATCAGCGGCGGGCTGGTCCGCGAACGCGGCCGGCTGAACTTCTCGATCGTCGTCGTCAGCGGCGACGACCTCAAGGAGGTCACCCTGGAGCCGCCGGGCGCCAAGGGGAAATAGCGGGGGCGAAATAGCGGCAGGCGGCCCCGGCATCGACCGGGCCGAAAAGCCATTGACGGGGGCAAGACTCTCCCGCATAAGTCGCCGCCATGTTCACGACCACCAAACGCACGACCAAAACCACCACGGCCGAAGGGGCCCGGGGAGGCGTGCGCGCGTAGGTCGTCGACTTAAACGCATCAGCTCTACGGCAAGCCCCGCCCTCGATGGTCCGGGGCTTTTTTGTTGTCTAAAACTCAATGGAGGACAAAGTGAGTAACGATCCCGTCGTCGCGATTGTCGGCGTCACCGGTGCGGTGGGCGCCGAATTCATCGCCACCATGGACAAGCGCGGCTTCCGCGTCGGCAAGCTCAAGGCGCTGGCGAGCGCCCGCTCGGCCGGCAAGACGGTGTCGTTCCGCGGGCTGAGTGTGGTCATCGAGGAGTTGACCGAGCGCTCTTTCGACGGCGTCGACATCGCGCTGTTCTCCGCCGGCGGCAGCATCTCCAGGAAGTATGCGCCGATCGCCGTCAAGGCCGGTGCCGTCGTGGTCGACAACTCCTCCGCCTTCCGCATGGACCCCAACGTGCCGCTGGTGATCCCCGAGATCAACGCAAGCCGCATCCGTGACCACAAGGGCATCATCGCCAACCCGAACTGCGCCGCGATCACCGCGCTGGTGCCGCTCTGGCCGATCCACCAGAAGAACCGCATCAAGCGCGTCATCATCTCGACCTATCAGGCGGCTAGCGGCGCCGGCGCCGCCGCGATGGAGGAGCTGGTCGAGTCCACCCGCGCCAATCTCAACGGGCAGGTCTATACGCCCAAGGTGATGCCGCACCCCTACGCCTTCAATCTGTTCAACCACAACACCGCCATCGACCCCGACACCGGCTACAACGACGAAGAGACCAAGGTGATCAAGGAGACCCGCAAGATCTTCGAGGACGAGAGCATCGCGGTCGGCGTCACCTGCGTGCGCGTGCCGGTGCTGCGCGCCCATTGCGAAGCCATCACCTTCGAATGCGAGAAACCGATCAGCGAGGACCAGGTCCGCGCCATCATGGCGCAGGCGCCCGGCGTCAAGGTGGTCGACGACCGTGCCAAGAACTACTTTCCGATGCCGATCGATGCCTCGGGCCAGGACGACGTCCTGGTCGGCCGCATCCGCAAGGATCTCAGCGACGCCAGCGGCCATTCGATCTCGATGTTCGTGGCGGCCGACCAGCTGCTCAAGGGCGCGGCGCTGAATGCGGTGCAGATCGCAGAGCTGTTGCCGCAGCGGGTGATGGCGTAACGGAAGGTGCGTAGGGTGCATTAGCCGAAGACGTAATCCACCTCTTCTGCTTCCGCGGAGACGAGCAGGTGGTGGGTTACGCCTTGCGGCTGACCCACCCTACGGCTCTGCCCGAAACAGCAAACACGCATCCCCATACGAATAGAACCGGTATCCGCTCGCAATCGCATGCGCATAGGCCTGCTTCATCGTCTCGAGGCCGGAGAAGGCCGACACCAGCATGAACAGCGTCGACTTGGGCAAATGGAAGTTCGTCATCAGGACATCGACGGCGCGGAAGCGATAGCCGGGGGTGATGAAGATCGAGGTCTCAGCCGCGAACGGACGGATCGTGCCGTCTTCGCTCGCCGCGCTTTCGAGCAGACGCAATGACGTGGTGCCGACGGCAACGACACGGCCGCCATTGTTTCGCGCACTATTGAGCCGCTCCGCCGTCTCGGCCGAGATCGTGCCCCACTCGGCATGCATCTTGTGGGCTTCGGTGTCGTCGACCTTGACCGGCAGGAACGTCCCTGCCCCGACGTGCAGCGTCACCCTGACGATGCCGACACCGCGCGCGTGCAGCGCCTGCTCCAGCGCGGGCGTGAAATGCAGACCCGCGGTCGGGGCAGCAACTGCGCCCTCGTTCGCCGCGAACATCGTCTGGTAATCCGCAAAATCCTGATCGTCAGGCGTGCGCTTGGAGGCGATGTAGGGCGGCAGCGGCGGGCTGCCGAGATCGGCGATGGCCTGGTCGAGCGCCGGGCCGTGGAACGAGAAGCCAAGCGTCACCTCGCCGTCGGTGCCCTTGGCCTCGACCTCGGCGTCGAGATGGCCGAGCAGGCAGACCTTGCCCTCGTTGCCGAAGCGGATGCGGTCGCCGGGGACGAGCTTCTTGGCCGGCTTCACCAGCGCCTGCCAGCGCGAGCCGTCGAGACGCTTGATCAGCGTCGCCTCGATCTTCGGCTCGGTCTCGCGGCCGATGCGGCGGCCCTTCAATTGCGCCGCAATCACCTTGGTGTCGTTGACGACGAGCTGGTCGCCCGGCCTCAGCCATTGCGGAAGATCGGAAATGATCTGGTCGCGCAGCGCACCGTTCTCGACGACCAGCATCCTCGCGGAATCGCGCGGGCTCGCCGGGCGCAAAGCGATGCGCTCGGGCGGCAGATCGAAATCGAAGAGATCGGTGCGCATGTCTCACTAGCACCGTCATTCCGGAGCGCTTAGAGCGCGGCGATCCGGAATCCCGGGATTGTGGCACGAGATTCCGGGTTCGCGCTTCGCGCGCCCCGGAATGACCGCTACGCGGTCATTCCTTGTCCGCGGCCATCCGCGCCTTGACGATCTTGTCGGGGT from Bradyrhizobium sp. CB1015 harbors:
- a CDS encoding aspartate-semialdehyde dehydrogenase → MEDKVSNDPVVAIVGVTGAVGAEFIATMDKRGFRVGKLKALASARSAGKTVSFRGLSVVIEELTERSFDGVDIALFSAGGSISRKYAPIAVKAGAVVVDNSSAFRMDPNVPLVIPEINASRIRDHKGIIANPNCAAITALVPLWPIHQKNRIKRVIISTYQAASGAGAAAMEELVESTRANLNGQVYTPKVMPHPYAFNLFNHNTAIDPDTGYNDEETKVIKETRKIFEDESIAVGVTCVRVPVLRAHCEAITFECEKPISEDQVRAIMAQAPGVKVVDDRAKNYFPMPIDASGQDDVLVGRIRKDLSDASGHSISMFVAADQLLKGAALNAVQIAELLPQRVMA
- the cysK gene encoding cysteine synthase A; translation: MDASSNTGAVHQPGRGRIYDSIVDAFGNTPIVRLRRLPGMHGVNATILAKLEYFNPAASVKDRIGAAMIIAMEKAGIVKPDTVLIEPTSGNTGIALAFVAASRGYRLKLVMPESMSIERRKMLAFLGAELVLTPAAQGMKGAIAAAEELLKTTPNSVMPQQFKNLANPEVHRRTTAEEIWNDTGGNIDFFVAGVGTGGTITGVGQVLKPRKPGLRIVAVEPEESPVLSGGQHTPHKIQGIGAGFVPDILDRSVIDEIVKINSTTAIETSRALARHEGIPGGISSGAAIAAALEIGKRPEAAGKTILAIVPSFSERYLSTALFEGI
- the queA gene encoding tRNA preQ1(34) S-adenosylmethionine ribosyltransferase-isomerase QueA, coding for MRTDLFDFDLPPERIALRPASPRDSARMLVVENGALRDQIISDLPQWLRPGDQLVVNDTKVIAAQLKGRRIGRETEPKIEATLIKRLDGSRWQALVKPAKKLVPGDRIRFGNEGKVCLLGHLDAEVEAKGTDGEVTLGFSFHGPALDQAIADLGSPPLPPYIASKRTPDDQDFADYQTMFAANEGAVAAPTAGLHFTPALEQALHARGVGIVRVTLHVGAGTFLPVKVDDTEAHKMHAEWGTISAETAERLNSARNNGGRVVAVGTTSLRLLESAASEDGTIRPFAAETSIFITPGYRFRAVDVLMTNFHLPKSTLFMLVSAFSGLETMKQAYAHAIASGYRFYSYGDACLLFRAEP
- a CDS encoding TetR/AcrR family transcriptional regulator, with the protein product MGLTATRARPAASRRDVPKSRGGRPTKTAAIERDQRLIEVATRLFLDRGFDATSLDAVAEAARVSKPTVYSRYGDKRGLFAAVLRREIARWLAPLSAAAQTQLSSASNIPVEQRLVEIGREMLTFTCGPDAVAFSRMMTAQAINFPDVAKLGKEEGWLKAVATTAHFFDHLVAQGALDVDDTTIAAEVFLDVVVGHTHRMATFGTALEPKTAEKRMRAAIKLFLAGALGPADRVEDAPKPTPRRRSR
- a CDS encoding PepSY domain-containing protein; translation: MTTAKRWTSHLLAIALPALLIAAPAQAIVTASTPTALHGDTDGDAEADRQAVSREIERFRSSSITISQAMAIAEARHAGATTADVSFDGGSGVPVYRVKTLHNDRIWRHTINAATGELVGGEAALPLTELDREDRSNLAALGAIRHRLSDAVRVAERAAAGKAISGGLVRERGRLNFSIVVVSGDDLKEVTLEPPGAKGK
- a CDS encoding BrnA antitoxin family protein, producing the protein MADQPRRPRTLGDARTEAEAAFKKVTAKVAAAPPKQNAVPGIKEQVTLRIDQDVLEFFQEGGPGWQDRINEALRKAAGK
- a CDS encoding caspase family protein, giving the protein MRYLTLLASLMCMALSVSAAKADRRVAFVVGNGSYKNVAQLPNPPIDAKAMASTLRNVGFEVIEGSNLSRDQMTEKLLDFGRKAQGSDIALFYYAGHGIAVSGTNYLLPVDADIKSEMDVKLGAAINIDLTLEQTMGDAKVKLVFLDACRDNPFAAKIKSNSATRSVNVQSGLAEMKSGEGTLIAFATGPGQTALDGQEGNNSPFTRALIDNITKPGVEIQQAMTAVRAQVNEETRKGQLPWGHTNLTGSVYLNQAPTTQVAAAAPTASGIVPAATGGSDGVELEYWRSVKESNKPEELNAYLTAYPNGQFKALALARLAAIKSGPSTATRTLNAGVDPATFTDEANQLTEDQIGLDKNKRRDVQRRLTALGFDTNQTGTFNDETRSVLKRWQTARGYPSSGYLNKLQHKALLSEVVAAPATASDTSQKPARRAATAPAQSSAPAPAPQPRSNPGDAAGAAFVGGVVGGMMGGMFRR
- a CDS encoding patatin-like phospholipase family protein, with product MPYPSCSTDASVSSRDRIGQTGAGLIGLVVLICSLALGACTSLPRTPYTAAEASVSRVLDIDGLRRYADEPVTKFSFEKDDRTATKTYLALSGGGADGAYGVGVLNGWTAARTRPTFSVVSGVSTGGLIAPFAFLGPQYDDTLKEVYTSGIAESLLNDPSIMRVLFGSGLFGNTRLRELVARYVGPEIMAQVAREHAKGRKLLVVTTDLDTQRTAIWDMGKIAAVGTPEALKLFRDVMAASASIPLVFPPIMIDAEGQGRKFQEMHVDGGVTAPVLTLPEALLFQSGRLPGNAKMDIYILVNKKIERNFELVSNGTIDVASRSLSAITQSQTRSIIFSTYDFAKRNRLGFHLSYIARDYPAPPSEGFDTAYMRALYQYGYEKAASGQAWTSTLP
- the tgt gene encoding tRNA guanosine(34) transglycosylase Tgt: MNPDNDLPNHFELLATDGAARTGRLTTPHGMVRTPAFMPVGTAGAMKGMHWREVRDAGADIVLGNTYHLMLRPTAERIAALGGLQRFTGWNGPMLTDSGGFQVMSLADLRKVSEHAVTFRSHIDGAKVELSPERSIEVQRLLGSDVAMQMDECVRLPAERADIERAMQLSLRWAERSKRAFASAPDGYMLFGIVQGGDVPELRHASAQGLVAIGFHGYAIGGLAVGEPQAVMLAMIDETAPLLPKERPRYLMGVGTPDDILEAVKRGIDMFDCVMPTRNGRHGVAFTRYGQVNLRNARHADDPRPLDEESSWPSTRNCARAYLHHLVKAGETLGAMLLSEINVAYYQSLMQGIRDAIARGTFDEFYQRTREDWARGDIAPR
- a CDS encoding DMT family transporter, yielding MSTTPSKMMAALWMAGWLSLMLVMAVAGRETTRELNVFQIMEVRSLAGFVLLSPMIYRAGGLKVLKTSRLPQHVARNLVHYIAQLGWFFALTLIPIGQVVAIEFTMPIWTALLAASFLSERMTPWKTAAIVLGLVGVIVIVRPATGEINPGQLIALGAAMGFGVSMAQVKSLTRTESALSILFWMLVVQSVAGFVPTLFVWTWPSAYAWAWVGVIAVCGTFSHYCLASAMRYADATIVVPMDFLRVPLTATAGWLLYSERLDAWTVLGAALILVGNLLNLRPASPLPARAG